GGAACAACCTATTCACACGACTTGGCCGGCCGCTACCGCGAGGGAGGGACCTGGAAAACCGCACTCGGCAATCCCAGGATCGACCTGGTCGGTTTCGGATATTTCCACCCTTTGATGGCTTTTGTGGAATATCCTGACATCAGGCGTCAGCTCAGCCTGCACCGCAAAAAGATCGAATCAAAGTTCGGTTATCCTGGTTCCAAAGGACTGTTCCCGCCTGAAAACGCATTTTCAGAACGGATGATCCCGGCCCTGGTAGACGAAGGCTTCCAGTGGGTGCTGGTGGACAGCATGCATCTGGACCGCGCCAACAGCGGTTTTCCATACAGCGACAGGGAAAAGATGATTCCGCCTAACCAGTCGGATATCCGCAATGATTCACAGTTTTCATACGTCAATCAGTCCTGCCAGCAGAACACTGAAAACGCTGCCTCAGTGCCCTTCTCCTTCCAGCCGCACTGGGTGCAGTAGTCGATCCTTCCACTGGAAGGGCTGTCACGCCTGAGGGCAAGCCGGCCAGGATCGTGGCAGTCCCCACATCACGCTCACTGGGTTATGACGACAGCTACGGCGACCGTTCGCCGATTCCGCGTCTTAAGGAACTGGCAAACCAGAACGACGACAGCCACCCGATCCTGGTAGTGCTGGCGCACGACGGCGACAATGCCGGCTGCTCAGGGTCGCGTTATTACTTCGAGACCTTGAACTGGATCGGATCAGATCCGGACAATTATCAGCTGACCACGATTCAGGATTACCTTGACATGTATCCTCCGGGCAGTTCGGACCTGATCCATGTGGAAGACGGGGCCTGGCCCGGTGCCGACATCGGAGACCCGGAATTCAAGAAATGGAACGGAGACCCTTATTACAACGGAACTGTGGATCCGGCAAAAGGGAAAAGCTCGGACCGCAACAGCTGGGCAGCGGTCGTTGCCATGGAAAACAAGGTGCATACACACGCAGCCAGTGGTTTCCTCAGCTCTTCAGTGGAAAATGCCTGGAGATATCTGATGGAAGGCCAAACCTCCTGCTACTGGTACTGGGACGGCAAGGACGAATGGGACGACAAGCCCACCCTGGCCTGCAACCTCAGTTATAATGCGCTGGGAGCTGCCAGCCCGTCAGGCGAATCGACTCCTCCCACCATCTTTCCGCCGCAACGCGAACCCTACAATCCAGGCGGAATGGAATGGGGAACTGAAATGACCAGGGATTTCACTGTCTGGACTCTGGTCTATGACGTATCAGGATTGAAGTCTGTAAAGCTATTTTATCAGACAACCGGGGATACGATCGGGTCCGGCGATCTGGTTTACAATAACGGAAGCGAGTGGAATTCACTGGACATGACTCTCCAGGATCTCCCTCTTTGCGGAAAAGCGATTCCCAAAATCAGAGCAGGCTATTATCTCGCCAAAATCATGAATCTGAAGAATAAAATGGTCAATTATTATGTGGAAGCTGCGGATACATTAGGCAATACCGGCAGATCCGCTATCTTCCATGTCTATGTGGGAAACATGGGAGATACTGTTTCAATCTGGGAACCGGAAAACCCCACCGCAACCGACAAGATCAGGATCTGGTCGGCAAAGCCTGGTGCTCTTCACTGGGGTGTCAATGGCTGGAAACTGCCTGATAAAAAATACTGGACTTCAGATACCACAGCCTGGACAGACGGCAAAGCGGTGGAAACAAAAATGACTGCCAGCGGCGGGAAATACCTCGCTGAAATCGGACCTTTCACTGACGGAGTGACAGAAGTTGATTTTGTCTTCCATTATGACGGGAACACATGGGATAAAGATCATCTGATCTACATTGCCACGAAATCTTCCCGGATTGTTCCTCTGAAAACGAAACCTACTCTGTCCACAGCTGAGAACAGATTTGATGTTTTCAGGGCTCGAATTCTAAGATCCATTGATCCAGTGTCTGAACTGTCGGAAGTTCAAAAGAGCGGGAGCAGGGAAGAGAAGGAATTTGCCAGGGTTGTGCGAAGGGAACTGCTGGAGCTGAAGCGGAACAAGTAACCCCTATCGAAACTACACCCTGAAATCAGGCTTGGTTTTTAATGACAGAATAAATCCTGTGATCAGGTCTATCAGTTTTTCCACATCTCCCATGGCGATCATTTCCGATGGAGTATGCATGTAGCGGAGTGGAATTTCAAGCAGTGCAGTAGCAATCCCTCCGCAGTTATTCTGGATGTGATCCGAATCCGTACCTGTAGATCTTGTCCCGATATCAACCTGCAGCGGGATTTTTTTCAGCTTGGCGAATTGTTCGATCATTGATGTCAAAAGCGGATGCAGGATCGGTCCTCTGCAGATGCATGGGCCCAAACCCAGGGTAACATCTCCGTCTTTCTGTTTAGATGACCCGGGATAGCTGGTATCATGCGTGACATCAATCACCAGGCAGCAATCCGGATTGATGTTGAACGATGAAACCTGGGCTCCCCTGTGACCGACTTCTTCCTGGGTGGTTGCGACTCCGAAAACCTCGAAATTCAGTTTATTTTTTTCCTTGTGCAGTCTTTTCATCACTTCAATGATTACATAAAGTGCAATCCGGTCATCGAGTCCTCTGCCTGCGATCCGGTCTTTCTGAAGAAAATCAAGCGAAAATTCCACAATCCCGGTATCTCCAACTGCCAGCAGTTTTTCCGCTTCGCTCTTCTTCCTGCATCCGATGTCTATGAAAAGATCGTCCATTGATGCTGCCCGTTCGCGCTCCTTGGCATCCATGAGATGAATCGGTTTCTTGCCGATCACGCCATGGATTTGTTTTCCTGATCCATTGATCATGGTTACACGAACGCCGATCAGGACACCAGGATCAATTGCTCCGACAGGGGAAAAATAAACAAATCCATCCTCATCAATGTATTTAACCATCAAGCCTATCTCGTCGGAATGTGCTGCCAGCATGATTTTGCCGAGGCTGCGGCGGGGAGTGATGATCGCTGAGGTGTTGCCGATGCAGTCCCGTTCGATCCTGATCCCTGGAAGTTCCTGGCTGAAAACCAAAGCAGCAGGGGATTCACAGCCCGAAGGACTCACCGCATCAATCAGTTTCCGGACCAGTCTGAAATTATCTGCCTTCATATCTATCTCCAACGATTAGTGATAACATTATTTGGCACTTGTCTTAAGATTAGTGCCCATATGAGCCTCTAACAAAATTCCTACCCAAGATACAGCGCAAAAAAGAATTTTGCAAGAGGCTCATTATATCCGGATTGAAGCAAAAAAGAAAAGGAGGCAGAATGAAAAGGCTCCTGCACATACTGGCCACACCCAGAGGAGAGGATTCAAGGACTTTGAAGGTTTCCAGGACTTTCCTGGAAGCATGCCGGAAAAAACATAACGAATTGATAATCGATGAAATCAATGTCTCGACAGAGGCACTTCCGGATCTGACCTATCGGACGATTCAAGGCAAGTACGCCCTGCTTTCAGGAAAGGACCTGGACCAGGGGCAGATGCAAAACTGGACTAAGGTGATAGACCTGATCGAGCGTTTTAAATCCGCAGACTGCTATCTGGTCAGCACACCCATGTGGAATTTTGGATTGCCATATACTTTAAAGCATTTTATTGACGTGATTCTGCAGCCAAGATATACATTCAGATATACGGAAAAGGGTCCTGAAGGACTGGTGACAGGGAAAAAGATGCTGATCGTGACCAGCAGAGGCGGAGACTATGGACCTGAGAGCCCTCTGCACTCCATGGACATGCTTGAACCTTACCTGTGTCAGGCTTTCAATTTTATCGGCATCACTGACATCACTTTCATCAATGCCCAGCCCATGGATGCGCTTGGACCTGAAGTGCAGAAAGAGAAGATCCAGCAGGCCCAGGAACTGGCAAGGAAACTGGCTGAGAAATTTTAAGGGAGAAACCATGAAAGTCATCGCCTTTAACGGAAGTGCACGAAAAAACGGAAATACCACCCTGCTGATCAGGCGCGTATTCATAGAACTGGAAAAAGAAGGGATCAGTACTGAACTGATCGAACTGTCAGGCGAGCTTATCCACCCCTGCCGGGCCTGCAGCATGTGCGGGAAAAACAAGAACGGAAAATGTGTGAATACAGATGACGGGATCAACAAGTATATCGGTATGATGCGCGAAGCAGACGGAATCATACTGGGCAGCCCGGTTTATTTCTCGGACGTCACATCCACCATGAAAGCTTTCATCGATCGCACAGGCTATGTTTCCCGCTCCAATGGCGGGTTGTACACCAGAAAGATTGGAGCAGCTGTTACAGCGGTGAGGCGGGCCGGGGCCACCCATGCCTTTTCAAGCCTGAACTTCTTCTTCTTCATCAATGAAATGATCGTGCCTGGTTCGTCTTACTGGAATCTCGGCATCGGCCGGGCGATAGGCGAAGTCGAAAAAGACGAGGAAGGCATGAAGACAATGGAAAACCTAGGCCTGAACATGGCCTGGCTTTTGAAAAAAATCCATGTCTGAAAAAAGTTAAACTCGGCAGCCGGTCTATCGCAAATTTGCCTGATTGACTGTTTATCGGTTATAATTTACTTTACAGATAGGGGTTGCGGGTTGGGACCCGCTCAGGTCAGGTCGGGAATTACTTGGATTGTTTTCAGATTGCACTGAAAAAGTTTTCTCTTTGGAGACTGAATTGGCAGCTCAAAACCCATGGTCTGAACGTGAAACATCTGTGCTGAGCAAATTAGATAATCCATGGGATGTCCAGGTGTTCCTGAACAGCCTGCCCTACAATCCGAAGCCAGAGTGCAAATCCCCGCGCAGAGTGATGGAAGAGAAATGCGCTCATTGTTTTGAAGGCGCATTGTTTGCGGCTGCCGCATTGCGATATCTCGGGCAGGTTCCGAAAGTCGTAGACCTTTCAGCCTTCAATGATGATGATCATGTGATCGCCATTTACCGCAGGGGTAAATTTTACGGTTCAGTTGCCAAATCAAATACCACTGTGCTGCGTTTCAGGGAACCTGTTTACAGGAGCCTGCGTGAACTGGTAATGTCTTACTTTGATTTCTACTTCAATACAGTGGGTAAGAAAACCCTGCGGAAGTACTCCAGGCCTCTTGATCTGAGAATCTTTGACAGTCGAAACTGGATGACTACAGATGAAGACCTTGAATTCATCGGTGATTACTTTCCGAATCAGAAATATTACTCAGTGCTGACAGAGCAGATGATCAAAGAGCTCTACCCGATCGATCCGGATGTCTTGAAGGCAGGTTTCATGGGAGCTCTGGAAGAAGGGCTGTTCAAAGCCAAGGACCTTTAAACGAAGTGAAGCATAATCTAAAGACAGCTTGCTGCCGGCTTATTTTTCTGAAGGTATTCAGAAGCTGAGAGCTCGAAAATAATCTCGTCCGTCTTTTTTCCATCTATGATTTCAGATCCCTTGTTGACCTTTGTTCTTTTGAATCCGAGCCGTTCACAGACCTTCATGGAAGGGAGATTGCCTTCGATGATTCCAGCTTCCACTGAATTCAGGCCGAGCTTTTCGAAGGCGATCTGAAGCAGCAGTTCCACCATTTCTGTGCCATAACCCCTGCCGTAAAATGCGGGTTCACCGATCAGATAGGAAATTTCCGCGGTTCTCTTCCTAAGATCGATGCCATATATCTGGCCGTATCCGATTTTCAACCCTGTCTGCAGATCAGTGTAAAGAACATCCAGGTCTTTTTGGTTCAGGATGAAATAATATTTATAGATGTTGCCGGGATTCCATTCCTTGTCCGGGGATTCCATATACTTTGATACCTGAGGATTGTTGAACCAGTGGATCAGGTCCTGGGTGTCTGCTTGAATCACTCTCCGGACCGACAGGCGTTTAGATGCGCAATCAATCAGTGGTCTGGAGATTTTCCGGAAATGCGGATAACGCTTGAGTGTTTCCAAAATAATTCCTGCAATCAGCTTTGGGTAATCCATGCCTGCTGCCTTGCCGCTGCGCTCAAAACCTGCTCCCACATCCAGATCAGGATTCGGGTTGACCTCAAGCACGTAAGGAGTGTTCCCGGACAGCCGCAGGTCTACGCGGGCGTAATCCCTGCATCCTGTCAATCTGTATGCCAGGACTGAGACAGCACGGACTTCTTCAGCCACATCGTTAGGCAGGTCTGGAAAGCATCTGCCTGTAGTGTTTTTATAGACATGGGAATCCTGGCACCATTTAGCTTCATAGGTCAGAATTCTGGGATGATCATCCGGCAAGGTGAAAACAATTTCTGAAATTGGAAGCACCTGGAGGTCTCTACCGTTCCCCAGGATGGCTACATTAAGTTCGCGTCCTTCGATGTATTCCTCAACCAGAGCGTCCTGCATGTAATTTTCAAGAATAAAATCCACCTGGCGCTTAAGTTCTGACGTGTTTCTGACTACCGAGTCCCTGTTGATGCCGACACTGGCATCCTCATGCATCGGTTTGACGATCAGGGGAAATTTAAGTTTACTGCTTTTACGCTGGGTTGAGCTTTTGAAGAGCTGGAAAGCCGGCGTTTTGATCCCATGCTCTGACAGAATTTTTTTAGTGCGGATCTTATCGACGCAGAGGCTGAGCGCGTCCGCTCCCGCACCAGTGTATACAATTCCATTGTGATCGAGTGCGGCTGCGACCTCTGCTTCCCTTGTAATGTCGGATCCGATCCCTTCGCAGAGGTTGAAAATCAGGTCAAAGCATTCTGGAGTCAGACGTGCCAGGATTTCATCATCAACCAGAACTGGCAGGATTTCGTTGTTGATTGCGAGTGCGCCCCTTATGTGCTCAACGGTTTTCAGAACATCATTGTCGGAAATTTTGTCATAGTCGAAACCACGGCTGACACTGTCCACATGATTATAGAGAATTCCGATCTTCATAGTTTTAATATTTTAATCGAATCTGCCCAGAAATCAAGATCCATGCTATATGAATTGTGGGAGATCTTAGGAGGTTTCGATGAACAGAATAATTCTAGCCATAATTTTTACATCTGTATTCGCATTCTGCACTGAAGAAGTCAACTATCGTGGAGGAGCCGGCCATGACGGAATTTTCGGAACTGTCAGGGAAGTCCCTGCCAACTTCGAATATAAGAAAACTTATACCTACCAGCTATGGACACGCGATTTTCTACCCATGTCATCAACCCCGTTTGTTTACGGGTACAGAATTTTCTTCGGATACGGCAAAGGTATTCTTGCATTCGACATGCGCGATTTCCACTTCGAGAAGTTCGCTCTTGAATTCAAGGGACCGTTCGTAGCTTCGCCGATCGTATACAAAGGGATTCTTTTCATCGGATCAAGGAAAAAAAATCTTTTCTATGCCCTGGACATCTCAGGTAACAGCATAAAAAAACTCTGGCAGTCTGAACTTTCCGGACCGGTCGTATCCGCAGCCTGTGGAGCTGATGACAGAGTTCTGGTCACTACGGTTTACGGCGAACTTTTCTGCCTGAATCTCAAAGGCGAGATCATGTGGAAGCGCAGATACCTGCCGAAAAACGTGGAGCATTCGCCGAAACTGACTTACTGCACTCCAGTGGTCAGAGACGGAATCATCTATCTCAACAACGGACGCGGGATTACCGGCTGGAAAGTGGCTGACGGCAGCGTAAACTGCAATCTGCGGATCCAGGACCTGCCTGAAGCGGAATTTTACTCGACACCCTGCCTCTCGGGAAAATATCTTTTTTTTACCCAGCAGACTGCAGTTTACCGGATAGACCTGGAGCAGAAGACTGTGGTCAAGTACGAGACAGGATTTGAAGGCAGGGGTTCGCCTGCCTGCGATGACCGGAACGTATACGTGACAATGGGTCAGAATCATTTCTGCATAGACCAGGAAACCATGGAAAGCCTCTGGATTTATGAGCGGGGATATTACAAAGGCCGCAGTACTCCACTGATATTGAAAGATTCAGTAGTTTTCACCGACGCACACAACTGCATCTACCTGATCGACAAGAAAACCGGCAAGTGTCTCTCGGAAGATCCGATGAGGAGATTTGGAGAACCAGTGGAACAGCAGGGCGGTCCCATCTATTACGATAACAAGATTTTCTGGGGTCCCTGGAATGATTGCAGCATGAGGATTTACTGGAAAGGAATTGCTTATAAAGGCTGGCATTTCTGGAAAGATTCTGATCCAGGGATTGAATTTGATGATGGAAAAGACTGGAAAACGAACATACTCAGGGATGATCCGGATTTTTACGAAGACTGAAAAAGAAAAGAGCCCGAAAAGGGCTCTTTTAAATTCATTTAGGGCTGGTTACATTTTAAACCCCGCTACGTCCTAAAGGACTTCGGGGGTTAAGAAGCTGTAAAATCTTCGCGGGAGCTCAGGTTTAACAGCTTCTAAAGGTTGAACATCTTGAGGATTTTATCCACATCAGCCTGTTTAAGCACTCCTGCCTTGGCTGCTGAGAGCAGAGCCTGCTTTACCTGTTCCATCACAGGCTTGACCTTGTCCTTGATGTCATTGGGAAGCAGGGTA
This DNA window, taken from Candidatus Wallbacteria bacterium, encodes the following:
- a CDS encoding M20/M25/M40 family metallo-hydrolase, which gives rise to MKADNFRLVRKLIDAVSPSGCESPAALVFSQELPGIRIERDCIGNTSAIITPRRSLGKIMLAAHSDEIGLMVKYIDEDGFVYFSPVGAIDPGVLIGVRVTMINGSGKQIHGVIGKKPIHLMDAKERERAASMDDLFIDIGCRKKSEAEKLLAVGDTGIVEFSLDFLQKDRIAGRGLDDRIALYVIIEVMKRLHKEKNKLNFEVFGVATTQEEVGHRGAQVSSFNINPDCCLVIDVTHDTSYPGSSKQKDGDVTLGLGPCICRGPILHPLLTSMIEQFAKLKKIPLQVDIGTRSTGTDSDHIQNNCGGIATALLEIPLRYMHTPSEMIAMGDVEKLIDLITGFILSLKTKPDFRV
- a CDS encoding NAD(P)H-dependent oxidoreductase, whose product is MKRLLHILATPRGEDSRTLKVSRTFLEACRKKHNELIIDEINVSTEALPDLTYRTIQGKYALLSGKDLDQGQMQNWTKVIDLIERFKSADCYLVSTPMWNFGLPYTLKHFIDVILQPRYTFRYTEKGPEGLVTGKKMLIVTSRGGDYGPESPLHSMDMLEPYLCQAFNFIGITDITFINAQPMDALGPEVQKEKIQQAQELARKLAEKF
- a CDS encoding flavodoxin family protein — protein: MKVIAFNGSARKNGNTTLLIRRVFIELEKEGISTELIELSGELIHPCRACSMCGKNKNGKCVNTDDGINKYIGMMREADGIILGSPVYFSDVTSTMKAFIDRTGYVSRSNGGLYTRKIGAAVTAVRRAGATHAFSSLNFFFFINEMIVPGSSYWNLGIGRAIGEVEKDEEGMKTMENLGLNMAWLLKKIHV
- a CDS encoding GNAT family N-acetyltransferase; amino-acid sequence: MKIGILYNHVDSVSRGFDYDKISDNDVLKTVEHIRGALAINNEILPVLVDDEILARLTPECFDLIFNLCEGIGSDITREAEVAAALDHNGIVYTGAGADALSLCVDKIRTKKILSEHGIKTPAFQLFKSSTQRKSSKLKFPLIVKPMHEDASVGINRDSVVRNTSELKRQVDFILENYMQDALVEEYIEGRELNVAILGNGRDLQVLPISEIVFTLPDDHPRILTYEAKWCQDSHVYKNTTGRCFPDLPNDVAEEVRAVSVLAYRLTGCRDYARVDLRLSGNTPYVLEVNPNPDLDVGAGFERSGKAAGMDYPKLIAGIILETLKRYPHFRKISRPLIDCASKRLSVRRVIQADTQDLIHWFNNPQVSKYMESPDKEWNPGNIYKYYFILNQKDLDVLYTDLQTGLKIGYGQIYGIDLRKRTAEISYLIGEPAFYGRGYGTEMVELLLQIAFEKLGLNSVEAGIIEGNLPSMKVCERLGFKRTKVNKGSEIIDGKKTDEIIFELSASEYLQKNKPAASCL
- a CDS encoding PQQ-binding-like beta-propeller repeat protein; translated protein: MNRIILAIIFTSVFAFCTEEVNYRGGAGHDGIFGTVREVPANFEYKKTYTYQLWTRDFLPMSSTPFVYGYRIFFGYGKGILAFDMRDFHFEKFALEFKGPFVASPIVYKGILFIGSRKKNLFYALDISGNSIKKLWQSELSGPVVSAACGADDRVLVTTVYGELFCLNLKGEIMWKRRYLPKNVEHSPKLTYCTPVVRDGIIYLNNGRGITGWKVADGSVNCNLRIQDLPEAEFYSTPCLSGKYLFFTQQTAVYRIDLEQKTVVKYETGFEGRGSPACDDRNVYVTMGQNHFCIDQETMESLWIYERGYYKGRSTPLILKDSVVFTDAHNCIYLIDKKTGKCLSEDPMRRFGEPVEQQGGPIYYDNKIFWGPWNDCSMRIYWKGIAYKGWHFWKDSDPGIEFDDGKDWKTNILRDDPDFYED